One genomic segment of Deinococcus depolymerans includes these proteins:
- the xdhB gene encoding xanthine dehydrogenase molybdopterin binding subunit, whose product MSLHERPDAAPVGEAIPHESAALHVTGHALYTDDLGVRLQNLLHAWPVGSPHAHARVTGLDTGAALAVPGVVRVLTAADVPGVNDAGVKGDEPLFPTEAMYHGHPVAWVLADSEDAARLGAAAVRVTYEPLPSVITVREAIAQDAFQGAQSTLSRGDVTVGFAQAAHVFTGEFDIGGQEHFYLETNAALAHVDEAGQVFIQSSTQHPTETQEITAHVLGLPSSAVTVQCLRMGGGFGGKEMQPHGYAAVAALGATLTGRPVRLRLNRTLDMTQTGKRHPFHAEWKAGFDTDGRFTALEVTLTSDGGWSLDLSEPVMARALCHLDNAYFIPHVHARGRIARTNKTSQTAFRGFGGPQGMLVTEDILGRVAPLLGLDAHELRRRNFYQPGEATPYGQPVRHAERMHDLWAQLLARSDFRERQAEVAAFNAAHPHRKRGLSVTPVKFGISFNFTAYNQAGALVHVYKDGSVLINHGGTEMGQGLHTKMMQVAATALGVPLSSVRLAPTRTDKVPNTSATAASSGADLNGGAVKDACDQIRANLAAVAAGTLGVHPDDVRFEAGRVFPIGHPDRSLDWKTLVHDAYHRRTPLWAAGFYRTPGLHWDRVAMQGEPFKYFSYGASVTEVEVDGFTGAYRVRRADLLHDVGDSLSPLIDLGQVEGGYVQGLGWLTLEELRWDESDGPNRGRLQTQSASTYKLPSFSELPEQFNVGLLERATESGVVYGSKAVGEPPLMLAISAREALREACAAFGPPGHSTLLNSPATPEAVYWALDAARAARPQEVPGD is encoded by the coding sequence ATGAGTCTGCATGAACGCCCGGACGCCGCGCCCGTGGGCGAGGCCATCCCGCACGAGAGCGCCGCGCTGCACGTCACGGGGCACGCGCTGTACACCGACGACCTGGGCGTGCGGCTCCAGAACCTGCTGCACGCGTGGCCGGTCGGGTCGCCGCACGCGCACGCGCGGGTCACGGGCCTGGACACGGGGGCCGCGCTGGCCGTGCCGGGCGTCGTGCGGGTCCTGACGGCCGCCGACGTACCCGGCGTGAACGACGCGGGCGTGAAGGGCGACGAGCCGCTGTTCCCCACGGAGGCCATGTACCACGGTCACCCGGTCGCGTGGGTGCTGGCCGATTCCGAGGACGCCGCCCGGCTGGGGGCCGCCGCCGTGCGCGTCACCTACGAGCCGCTCCCGTCGGTCATCACGGTCCGCGAGGCCATCGCGCAGGACGCCTTCCAGGGGGCGCAGTCCACGTTGAGCCGCGGTGACGTGACGGTCGGCTTCGCGCAGGCCGCGCACGTGTTCACGGGCGAGTTCGACATCGGCGGGCAGGAGCACTTCTACCTCGAGACGAACGCCGCGCTCGCGCACGTGGACGAGGCCGGGCAGGTGTTCATCCAGTCGAGCACGCAGCACCCGACCGAGACGCAGGAGATCACCGCGCACGTCCTGGGACTGCCGTCCAGCGCCGTGACCGTGCAGTGCCTGCGCATGGGTGGCGGCTTCGGCGGCAAGGAGATGCAGCCGCACGGCTACGCGGCGGTCGCGGCGCTGGGAGCCACCCTGACCGGACGACCCGTCCGGCTGCGCCTGAACCGCACGCTGGACATGACCCAGACCGGCAAACGCCACCCGTTCCACGCGGAGTGGAAGGCCGGCTTCGACACCGACGGGCGCTTCACGGCGCTGGAGGTCACCCTGACCAGCGACGGCGGCTGGAGCCTCGACCTGTCCGAGCCGGTCATGGCGCGCGCCCTGTGCCACCTGGACAACGCGTACTTCATTCCGCACGTGCACGCGCGCGGGCGGATCGCCCGGACGAACAAGACCTCGCAGACGGCCTTCCGGGGCTTCGGCGGGCCGCAGGGCATGCTGGTCACCGAGGACATCCTGGGCCGCGTGGCCCCGCTGCTGGGCCTGGACGCCCACGAGCTGCGGCGGCGCAACTTCTACCAGCCGGGCGAGGCGACCCCCTACGGCCAGCCCGTCCGGCACGCCGAGCGGATGCACGACCTGTGGGCGCAGCTGCTGGCGCGCAGCGACTTCCGGGAACGGCAGGCGGAAGTCGCCGCGTTCAATGCCGCGCACCCGCACCGCAAACGCGGCCTGAGCGTCACGCCGGTCAAGTTCGGAATCTCGTTCAACTTCACGGCGTACAACCAGGCGGGCGCGCTCGTGCACGTGTACAAGGACGGCTCGGTGCTGATCAACCACGGCGGCACCGAGATGGGCCAGGGCCTGCACACCAAGATGATGCAGGTCGCCGCGACCGCGCTGGGCGTCCCGCTGTCCTCGGTGCGCCTCGCGCCGACCCGGACCGACAAGGTGCCGAACACCAGCGCCACCGCCGCCAGCAGCGGCGCGGACCTGAACGGCGGGGCGGTCAAGGACGCCTGCGACCAGATCCGCGCGAACCTCGCCGCCGTGGCCGCCGGAACGCTCGGCGTGCACCCGGACGACGTGCGCTTCGAGGCCGGGCGCGTGTTCCCCATCGGGCATCCGGACCGCAGTCTGGACTGGAAGACGCTGGTGCACGACGCGTACCACCGGCGCACGCCCCTGTGGGCGGCGGGTTTCTACCGCACGCCGGGCCTGCACTGGGACCGCGTGGCGATGCAGGGCGAGCCGTTCAAGTACTTCAGTTACGGGGCCAGCGTCACCGAGGTCGAGGTGGACGGTTTCACCGGCGCGTACCGCGTGCGCCGCGCCGACCTGCTGCACGACGTCGGGGACAGCCTCTCGCCGCTGATCGACCTGGGGCAGGTGGAGGGTGGGTACGTGCAGGGCCTGGGCTGGCTGACCCTGGAGGAACTCCGCTGGGACGAGTCCGACGGCCCGAACCGGGGTCGCCTCCAGACGCAGTCGGCCAGCACGTACAAACTGCCCAGTTTCAGTGAGCTGCCCGAGCAGTTCAACGTGGGCCTGCTGGAACGCGCCACGGAGAGCGGCGTGGTGTACGGCTCCAAGGCCGTGGGCGAACCGCCGCTGATGCTGGCGATCTCGGCCCGCGAGGCGCTGCGCGAGGCCTGCGCCGCCTTCGGCCCGCCCGGCCACAGCACCCTGTTGAACAGTCCCGCCACACCCGAGGCCGTGTACTGGGCGCTGGACGCGGCCCGCGCGGCCCGCCCGCAGGAGGTGCCCGGTGACTGA
- a CDS encoding xanthine dehydrogenase small subunit: protein MQTVNLTVNGQPREVPAGAHTNLLNTLRAQGLTGCKEGCAEGECGACAVLIARDDGQGGTRWDSVNACLVTLAAVDGAQVVTSEGLGSPAALHPAQQELAVRGGSQCGYCTPGFVVSMAAEYLRPDRVDGQHGAANGFDLHALSGNLCRCTGYRPIADAAYALGTPDATDPLAARRARPAPAPRPTALSAPDGAFHRPATLAEALDLLAAHPDAKVLSGGTDWGVEVNLRHARATVTVAVDHLPELRVFEAGADSLLLGAGHSLSELERRLGGRVPLLAGWFPQFASRLIRNSATLGGNLGTASPIGDSPPALLALDASVRLVGPDGVREVPLADYFTGYRQTVRQPGELIAAVRIPLPLSPLTAFHKIARRRFDDISSVAVGYALDVQEGVVTRARIGLGGVAATPLRAHETEAALEGQPWTEATVRAAARLLGQTGTPLSDHRASAAYRAAMLEQSLLKFWFESQDTATQAQEVGA from the coding sequence ATGCAGACAGTGAACCTGACCGTGAACGGCCAGCCGCGCGAGGTGCCCGCCGGCGCGCACACGAACCTCCTGAACACGCTGCGGGCGCAGGGACTGACCGGCTGCAAGGAAGGTTGCGCCGAGGGCGAGTGCGGCGCCTGCGCGGTCCTGATCGCCCGCGACGACGGGCAGGGCGGAACACGCTGGGACAGCGTGAACGCCTGCCTGGTGACGCTGGCCGCCGTGGACGGCGCGCAGGTCGTGACCAGCGAGGGCCTGGGCTCGCCCGCCGCGCTGCACCCGGCGCAGCAGGAACTGGCGGTGCGGGGCGGGTCGCAGTGCGGGTACTGCACGCCGGGCTTCGTGGTCAGCATGGCCGCCGAGTACCTGCGCCCGGACCGCGTGGACGGCCAGCACGGCGCCGCCAACGGCTTCGACCTGCACGCCCTGAGCGGGAACCTGTGCCGCTGCACCGGCTACCGCCCCATCGCGGACGCCGCGTACGCCCTGGGCACACCGGACGCCACTGACCCCCTCGCCGCGCGCCGCGCCCGGCCCGCCCCGGCCCCGCGCCCCACAGCCCTGAGCGCCCCGGACGGCGCGTTCCACCGCCCCGCGACCCTGGCTGAAGCCCTGGACCTGCTGGCCGCGCACCCGGACGCGAAGGTGCTGTCCGGCGGCACGGACTGGGGCGTGGAGGTGAACCTGCGCCACGCGCGGGCCACCGTGACCGTCGCGGTGGACCACCTGCCGGAACTGCGGGTGTTCGAGGCCGGTGCGGACTCGCTGCTGCTGGGCGCCGGGCACAGTCTCAGCGAGCTGGAACGCCGCCTGGGTGGCCGCGTGCCGCTGCTGGCTGGGTGGTTCCCGCAGTTCGCCAGCCGCCTGATCCGCAACTCCGCCACGCTGGGCGGCAACCTGGGCACGGCGTCGCCCATCGGGGACAGCCCACCCGCGCTGCTGGCGCTGGACGCCTCGGTGCGGCTGGTCGGCCCGGACGGCGTGCGCGAGGTGCCGCTGGCTGATTACTTCACCGGCTACCGCCAGACGGTGCGGCAGCCCGGCGAACTGATCGCCGCCGTGCGGATTCCGCTGCCGCTCTCGCCGCTGACCGCCTTTCACAAGATCGCCAGGCGCCGTTTCGACGACATCTCCAGCGTGGCGGTGGGGTACGCGCTGGACGTGCAGGAGGGCGTGGTCACGCGCGCCCGCATCGGCCTGGGCGGCGTGGCCGCCACGCCCCTGCGAGCCCATGAAACAGAGGCCGCGCTGGAGGGGCAGCCCTGGACGGAGGCGACCGTCCGGGCGGCCGCCCGGCTGCTGGGGCAGACCGGCACGCCCCTGAGCGACCACCGCGCCAGCGCCGCCTACCGCGCCGCGATGCTGGAACAGAGCCTGCTGAAATTCTGGTTCGAATCGCAGGACACCGCCACGCAGGCACAGGAGGTGGGCGCATGA
- a CDS encoding MBOAT family O-acyltransferase, protein MIFSSYIFLLAFLPLFLLVYAVTPTRWRSWTILAGSLLFYAWAAPAALGLLITVIVFAYLIGGRVFASAGRARWTWLTLGVVGNLALLGYFKYANMAAASTNAIRDALGMDPFLWQHVLLPVGLSFYIFHAISYLVDLHRGTAQPPRNIIDFGAFVSLFPHLVAGPILRFNQLADQFHERTHTPAKFAGGTQRFMIGLSMKVLLADPLAPLVNAAYTTAQPSAADAWLGSVAYTLQLFFDFAGYSHMAIGLALMLGFRFPENFLDPYTATSITAFWQRWHVSLGTFLREYVYIPLGGNRHGLTRTNLNLFLVMTVGGLWHGANWTFVLWGMWNGAFLVLERVLKKKFGRPPPPVWYSMPKVMLIVILGRVLFRSDSVAHAGEVYRGLAGLNGGPLTPGVALLVTPERLAVMLAGVAVIYGVPALRARPHLLRPAVSTAGAYALVPLFLFAVATLAAQQYAPFLYFQF, encoded by the coding sequence ATGATTTTCAGCTCTTACATCTTCTTACTCGCGTTTCTTCCTCTGTTCCTGCTCGTCTACGCGGTCACCCCCACGCGCTGGCGCTCATGGACCATCCTGGCCGGCAGTCTGCTGTTCTACGCCTGGGCGGCACCCGCCGCGCTGGGCCTGCTCATCACCGTCATCGTGTTCGCCTACCTGATCGGCGGCCGGGTGTTCGCCAGCGCGGGCCGTGCCCGCTGGACCTGGCTGACACTGGGCGTGGTGGGCAACCTCGCGCTGCTGGGGTACTTCAAGTACGCGAACATGGCCGCCGCCAGCACCAACGCCATCCGCGACGCGCTGGGCATGGACCCGTTCCTGTGGCAGCACGTCCTGCTGCCCGTCGGCCTGTCGTTCTACATCTTCCACGCGATCAGCTACCTCGTGGACCTGCACCGCGGCACGGCCCAGCCGCCACGCAACATCATCGACTTCGGCGCGTTCGTCAGCCTGTTCCCGCACCTCGTGGCCGGACCGATCCTGCGCTTCAACCAGCTGGCCGACCAGTTCCACGAGCGCACCCACACGCCCGCCAAGTTCGCCGGGGGCACCCAGCGCTTCATGATCGGCCTGAGCATGAAAGTCCTGCTCGCCGATCCGCTGGCACCCCTGGTGAACGCCGCGTACACGACCGCGCAGCCCAGCGCCGCCGACGCGTGGCTCGGCTCGGTCGCGTACACCCTGCAGCTGTTCTTCGACTTCGCCGGGTACAGCCACATGGCCATCGGGTTGGCCCTGATGCTGGGGTTCCGTTTCCCCGAGAACTTCCTCGACCCGTACACCGCCACCTCGATCACGGCGTTCTGGCAGCGCTGGCACGTCAGCCTGGGCACCTTCCTGCGCGAATACGTGTACATCCCGCTGGGTGGCAACCGTCACGGCCTGACCCGCACCAACCTGAACCTCTTTCTGGTCATGACCGTGGGCGGCCTGTGGCACGGTGCGAACTGGACGTTCGTGCTGTGGGGCATGTGGAACGGCGCGTTCCTGGTGCTCGAACGCGTGCTGAAGAAGAAGTTCGGCCGCCCCCCGCCCCCGGTCTGGTACTCCATGCCGAAGGTCATGCTGATCGTGATCCTGGGCCGCGTGCTGTTCCGCAGTGACAGCGTCGCCCACGCCGGAGAGGTCTACCGCGGCCTCGCGGGCCTGAACGGCGGCCCCCTGACGCCCGGCGTGGCGCTGCTCGTCACGCCCGAACGGCTGGCCGTGATGCTCGCGGGGGTCGCCGTGATCTACGGCGTTCCGGCCCTGCGGGCCCGCCCGCACCTGCTGCGACCCGCCGTGAGCACCGCCGGGGCGTACGCGCTGGTCCCGCTGTTCCTGTTTGCCGTCGCGACCCTCGCCGCGCAGCAGTACGCGCCGTTCCTGTACTTCCAGTTCTGA
- a CDS encoding alginate O-acetyltransferase AlgX-related protein: protein MTTPTTPTKTAAPPATPADARTGTLRDAALALPGPARLAALTLLLLPPGGLIAAVVSLCTPDPHHPVPVSARALGSGETFKALERHLDANLPGRDAVIGVVNTARYLTTRGGSDEVTLGAGGWLFLRSELAAPPRQAAHLRERADLIADLNRDLQRRGVTLLVAVSPNKSRVQAAQLPGGALPGWTTNTYADFQALLRGRGVHSVDLLTPMQRAARTDAQYYRTDTHWNQDGARTAAQATAQAIRALAPDLPPTAFTTSAAPTAPRPGDLLHLMGLQVTPDALRPHADTEATETTVAAGGDLGGGLLGDAPQVLLAGTSYGLRGNYHGALQQALGSAVLNVSREGADFSGSLRPALRDPAFQAAPPRVLVWELPERFLPLPLDEEDHIPLAP, encoded by the coding sequence ATGACGACCCCCACGACCCCGACCAAGACCGCGGCCCCGCCCGCCACGCCGGCGGATGCCCGCACCGGCACCCTGCGTGACGCCGCCCTGGCGCTGCCCGGCCCCGCCCGCCTCGCGGCCCTGACCCTGCTGCTGCTCCCCCCGGGCGGCCTGATCGCGGCCGTGGTGAGCCTGTGCACGCCCGACCCGCACCACCCGGTGCCCGTCAGTGCCCGCGCCCTGGGCAGCGGCGAGACCTTCAAGGCGCTGGAGCGGCACCTGGACGCCAACCTGCCCGGCCGGGACGCAGTGATTGGCGTGGTGAACACCGCCCGGTACCTCACGACGCGCGGCGGCAGCGACGAGGTCACGCTGGGCGCGGGCGGCTGGCTGTTCCTGCGCAGCGAACTCGCCGCGCCCCCACGGCAGGCCGCGCACCTGCGCGAGCGGGCCGACCTGATCGCCGACCTGAACCGCGACCTGCAGCGGCGGGGCGTGACGCTGCTCGTCGCGGTCAGCCCCAACAAGAGCCGCGTGCAGGCCGCGCAGCTGCCCGGCGGCGCCCTGCCGGGCTGGACGACGAACACCTACGCGGACTTCCAGGCGCTGCTGCGCGGGCGCGGTGTCCACAGTGTGGACCTCCTGACGCCCATGCAGCGGGCCGCCCGCACGGACGCGCAGTATTACCGCACCGACACCCACTGGAACCAGGACGGCGCCCGCACCGCCGCGCAGGCCACCGCGCAGGCCATCCGCGCCCTCGCCCCCGACCTGCCACCCACCGCGTTCACCACGAGCGCTGCGCCCACCGCGCCACGCCCCGGCGACCTGCTGCACCTGATGGGCCTGCAGGTCACGCCTGACGCCCTGCGCCCCCACGCCGACACCGAGGCCACCGAGACGACCGTCGCCGCGGGCGGCGACCTGGGCGGCGGCCTGCTCGGCGACGCCCCGCAGGTCCTGCTCGCGGGGACCAGCTACGGCCTGCGCGGCAACTACCACGGCGCGCTGCAACAGGCGCTGGGCAGCGCGGTCCTGAACGTCAGCCGCGAGGGCGCGGACTTCAGCGGCAGCCTGCGCCCCGCCCTGCGCGACCCGGCCTTCCAGGCCGCCCCGCCCCGCGTCCTCGTGTGGGAACTGCCTGAACGGTTCCTGCCCCTCCCGCTGGACGAGGAGGACCACATCCCCCTGGCCCCCTGA
- a CDS encoding alginate O-acetyltransferase AlgF codes for MKTALPETALTAALLLLCAAHAQEALYAPAPPAGSAFVRVVTVDGGRTVTLDGRPFLSAAKSRTVSPYQIVPQGPHTLRAGSTTLNLNVQGGAYHTLVLRGGKLSALGAEQPGGVTRARLTLYNLSDAPASLMTADGHTRLLPDVPAGAMKSMNVNAVSAALGVFAGSAPLQTFPTEALRAGASYSAFVFGTGPARTTVFITPGRKD; via the coding sequence ATGAAGACTGCCCTGCCCGAGACTGCCCTGACCGCCGCCCTGCTGCTCCTGTGTGCCGCCCACGCCCAGGAGGCCCTCTACGCCCCCGCCCCGCCCGCCGGTTCCGCCTTCGTGCGGGTCGTGACCGTGGATGGCGGTCGTACCGTCACCCTCGACGGCCGCCCCTTCCTGAGCGCCGCGAAGTCCCGCACCGTCAGCCCCTACCAGATCGTCCCGCAGGGCCCCCACACCCTGCGGGCCGGGAGTACCACCCTGAACCTGAACGTGCAGGGCGGCGCGTACCACACCCTGGTGCTGCGCGGCGGGAAACTCAGCGCCCTGGGGGCCGAGCAGCCCGGCGGGGTCACCCGCGCCCGCCTGACCCTGTACAACCTCAGCGACGCGCCGGCCTCGCTGATGACCGCGGACGGCCACACGCGCCTGCTGCCGGACGTGCCGGCCGGCGCCATGAAATCGATGAATGTCAATGCCGTGAGCGCCGCGCTGGGTGTGTTTGCCGGGTCGGCGCCCCTGCAGACGTTCCCGACCGAGGCCCTGCGCGCCGGCGCGAGCTACAGCGCCTTCGTGTTCGGCACCGGCCCGGCCCGCACCACTGTGTTCATCACGCCCGGCCGAAAAGACTGA
- a CDS encoding alginate O-acetyltransferase AlgX-related protein has translation MPRSLTILTAALLFALPEARAATPTPATDVPASCGTTLAQKAWMFQGQRGYFFYGDELSGLWMQRPWAEARSTFVPGAVRLAATLKARGVTLVLAPVPPRSFVTPGQLSSASPAQKAFDTKAAQAFYAGLVADLRAAGVPTADLLTPAVQQGDAGLFRQDIHWTPQGAQAAAQAVTATVGTLRLLPSQDAFVSLRSGTVTRQVQDQPVLGQLATLCGLTVAPETYAEYQTRPAGALVAAPGNFGASEGTVRWAFGPVAGVSYAVKAAGPVTVDATFETPLEGQGVEVRAGGKVLDTIQGLKRGENVTRRWTVDAAAGGNDLEFRFADYNGGRTTFAPGDGRPMAVIFKKLTVTSSDVTVDLVKGDSAGSGLLAGAADVVLVGASSSLPSLNFAGFLQEGLGVRVDNVSFGGAGVFSSLKDYLLDDAFTQSRPKVLIWQVPLLGGEDTAEADLRFVTAAALGARGGVTASGTGQVGLDTGNLTPRAVRVHAADAAVQAVTVTVTTDSGTRTFRIVNSDRMTHRQDFLLSLDGLGKVKRVDVKASGALTLDVTP, from the coding sequence ATGCCCCGTTCCCTGACCATCCTGACCGCTGCCCTGCTGTTCGCCCTCCCAGAGGCCCGCGCGGCCACGCCCACGCCCGCCACCGACGTGCCAGCCAGCTGCGGCACGACCCTTGCCCAGAAAGCCTGGATGTTCCAGGGGCAGCGCGGCTACTTCTTCTACGGTGACGAACTGTCTGGCCTGTGGATGCAGCGCCCGTGGGCCGAGGCCCGCAGCACCTTCGTGCCCGGCGCCGTCAGGCTTGCGGCGACCCTGAAAGCCCGGGGCGTCACGCTGGTGCTGGCCCCCGTGCCGCCCCGATCCTTCGTGACGCCCGGGCAGCTCAGTTCCGCCAGCCCCGCCCAGAAGGCCTTCGACACCAAGGCCGCCCAGGCTTTCTACGCGGGACTGGTCGCGGACCTGCGCGCCGCCGGCGTGCCGACCGCGGACCTCCTGACGCCCGCCGTGCAGCAGGGGGACGCCGGGCTCTTCCGTCAGGACATCCACTGGACGCCGCAGGGCGCGCAGGCCGCCGCGCAGGCCGTGACGGCAACTGTCGGGACGCTCAGGCTCCTGCCTTCCCAGGACGCGTTCGTGAGCCTCAGATCCGGCACCGTCACCCGTCAGGTGCAGGATCAGCCGGTGCTGGGGCAGCTCGCCACGCTGTGCGGTCTCACGGTCGCGCCGGAAACGTATGCGGAGTACCAGACGCGGCCCGCCGGCGCGCTGGTGGCCGCTCCGGGGAATTTCGGCGCGAGCGAGGGCACGGTACGCTGGGCGTTCGGGCCGGTTGCGGGCGTGTCGTACGCGGTGAAGGCGGCCGGTCCGGTCACCGTGGACGCCACCTTCGAGACGCCCCTGGAGGGGCAGGGGGTCGAGGTGCGGGCCGGCGGGAAGGTGCTCGACACCATCCAGGGCCTGAAGCGGGGTGAGAACGTCACCCGCCGGTGGACCGTGGACGCCGCGGCCGGCGGCAACGACCTGGAGTTCCGCTTTGCCGATTACAACGGTGGCCGCACCACCTTCGCGCCCGGAGACGGGCGCCCGATGGCCGTGATCTTCAAGAAGCTGACCGTGACGTCCAGCGACGTCACGGTGGACCTGGTGAAAGGGGACAGCGCGGGCAGCGGCCTGCTGGCGGGCGCGGCGGATGTGGTGCTGGTCGGGGCCAGTTCATCGCTGCCGTCCCTGAATTTCGCGGGTTTCCTTCAGGAGGGACTGGGCGTCCGTGTCGACAACGTGTCGTTCGGGGGAGCGGGGGTATTCTCGAGCCTGAAAGACTACCTGCTCGACGACGCATTCACGCAGAGCCGACCGAAGGTGCTGATCTGGCAGGTGCCGCTGCTGGGCGGGGAGGATACTGCCGAGGCGGACCTGCGTTTCGTGACGGCCGCCGCGCTGGGCGCCCGCGGCGGCGTCACGGCCAGCGGCACGGGTCAGGTCGGACTGGACACCGGCAACCTGACCCCACGTGCGGTTCGCGTGCATGCCGCCGACGCTGCCGTGCAGGCCGTGACCGTCACGGTCACGACCGACAGCGGCACGAGGACCTTCCGGATTGTGAACTCAGATCGCATGACGCACCGCCAGGACTTCCTGCTCAGCCTCGACGGCCTGGGGAAGGTAAAGCGCGTGGACGTGAAGGCCAGCGGCGCACTGACACTCGACGTGACCCCCTGA
- a CDS encoding FAD-binding dehydrogenase gives MDADIIVVGAGLAGLVAAAEAADAGKRVLLLDQEGEQNLGGQAFWSFGGLFLVDSPEQRRLGIRDSRELALSDWMTTAGFDRPEDHWPRQWAQAYVDFAAGEKRAWLAAQGLKLFPVVGWAERGGQGALGPGNSVPRFHITWGTGPGVVEPFERRVRAHLLSGRIRAHFRHRVRELVFDGPAVAGVRGDVLEASQVARGEASSRVVVGDFDLRAGAVIVTSGGIGGNHDLVRRNWPRERLGEPPAFMVAGVPAHVDGQLQQTVHAQGANLINPDRMWHYTEGLRNWNPIWKGHGIRVLPGPSSLWLSPGGERLPYPHAPGFDTLGTLTHITTRGWPYTWFVLNRAVIKKEFTLSGSEQNLDLTERDIRATLGRVGSRVSPSVQAFMDQGEDFVVRDTLDDLLRGMADLTGDGLLDPEQVRREIHARDAALANPFGKDPQITALRGARAYLGDRLVRVAKPGPLLDPRGGPLIAVKLNILTRKTLGGLETDLSARVLGQGGQPIPGLYAAGEVAGFGGGGVHGYRALEGTFLGGCIFSGRIAGRAAAGAV, from the coding sequence ATGGACGCAGACATCATCGTGGTGGGAGCCGGACTGGCCGGACTGGTCGCCGCGGCCGAGGCCGCCGACGCCGGGAAGCGCGTGCTGCTGCTGGACCAGGAAGGAGAGCAGAACCTGGGCGGGCAGGCATTCTGGTCATTCGGGGGCCTGTTCCTGGTGGACAGCCCCGAGCAGCGCCGCCTGGGCATCCGCGACAGCCGCGAGCTGGCCCTGAGCGACTGGATGACCACCGCCGGTTTCGACCGGCCCGAGGATCACTGGCCCCGGCAGTGGGCGCAGGCGTACGTGGACTTCGCGGCGGGCGAGAAACGCGCGTGGCTGGCCGCGCAGGGCCTGAAACTGTTCCCGGTGGTCGGCTGGGCCGAGCGGGGCGGGCAGGGCGCGCTGGGGCCGGGAAACAGCGTGCCGCGCTTCCACATCACCTGGGGGACCGGGCCGGGCGTGGTCGAGCCGTTCGAGCGGCGCGTGCGCGCCCACCTGCTGTCCGGGCGCATCCGCGCGCACTTCCGGCACCGGGTGCGGGAACTGGTGTTCGACGGTCCGGCCGTGGCGGGCGTGCGCGGCGACGTGCTGGAAGCCTCGCAGGTCGCGCGAGGCGAGGCGAGCTCCCGCGTGGTCGTCGGGGACTTCGACCTGCGGGCCGGGGCGGTCATCGTGACCTCCGGCGGGATCGGCGGGAACCACGACCTGGTGCGCCGCAACTGGCCGCGCGAACGGCTGGGGGAACCCCCGGCGTTCATGGTGGCGGGCGTCCCCGCGCACGTGGACGGGCAGTTGCAGCAGACGGTGCACGCGCAGGGCGCGAACCTGATCAACCCGGACCGCATGTGGCATTACACCGAGGGCCTGCGCAACTGGAACCCCATCTGGAAGGGGCACGGCATCCGCGTGCTGCCGGGGCCCAGCAGCCTGTGGCTCTCCCCGGGCGGCGAGCGGCTGCCGTACCCGCACGCACCGGGCTTCGACACGCTCGGCACCCTGACGCACATCACCACGCGCGGCTGGCCGTACACATGGTTCGTGCTGAACCGCGCCGTCATCAAGAAGGAATTCACGCTCAGCGGGAGCGAACAGAACCTCGACCTGACGGAACGGGACATCCGCGCCACGCTGGGCCGCGTGGGCAGCCGCGTGTCGCCCAGCGTGCAGGCCTTCATGGATCAGGGCGAGGACTTCGTGGTCCGCGACACCCTGGACGACCTGCTGCGCGGCATGGCCGACCTGACCGGCGACGGCCTGCTGGACCCCGAACAGGTGCGCCGCGAGATTCACGCGCGCGACGCGGCCCTGGCCAACCCCTTCGGGAAGGACCCGCAGATCACCGCGCTGCGCGGCGCCCGCGCCTACCTGGGCGACCGGCTGGTGCGCGTGGCGAAACCGGGACCGCTGCTGGACCCGCGGGGCGGGCCGCTGATCGCCGTGAAACTGAACATCCTGACCCGCAAGACCCTCGGCGGCCTGGAAACCGACCTGAGCGCGCGCGTGCTGGGTCAGGGCGGGCAGCCCATTCCCGGCCTGTACGCGGCGGGCGAGGTCGCGGGCTTCGGCGGGGGCGGCGTGCACGGCTACCGCGCGCTGGAAGGCACCTTCCTGGGCGGCTGCATCTTCAGCGGCCGGATCGCGGGCCGCGCCGCCGCCGGGGCCGTGTAA
- a CDS encoding HU family DNA-binding protein, producing the protein MLLTMTKKSAKAPAKKPAAKAAPAAKAAPKAESTKVAKTQLVEMVADKTGLTKKQSEEAVSAMLDVIVGAIKGGQSVGLPGLGTLSVKATAARTGVKPGTSEKIQIPAGKKVAFKVASTLKGNL; encoded by the coding sequence ATGCTGCTCACCATGACGAAAAAGTCTGCTAAAGCCCCCGCCAAGAAGCCCGCTGCCAAGGCCGCTCCCGCCGCCAAGGCCGCCCCCAAGGCCGAGAGCACCAAGGTCGCCAAGACCCAGCTCGTGGAAATGGTCGCCGACAAGACCGGCCTGACCAAGAAGCAGAGCGAGGAAGCCGTCAGCGCCATGCTGGACGTCATCGTGGGCGCCATCAAGGGCGGCCAGAGCGTCGGCCTGCCCGGCCTGGGCACCCTGAGCGTCAAGGCCACCGCCGCCCGCACCGGCGTCAAGCCCGGCACCAGCGAGAAGATCCAGATTCCCGCCGGCAAGAAAGTGGCCTTCAAGGTCGCCAGCACCCTCAAGGGCAACCTCTAA